A region of Reichenbachiella carrageenanivorans DNA encodes the following proteins:
- a CDS encoding vanadium-dependent haloperoxidase: MNKLIHCVALMALLLTACTPNQKQTDLEPPRGEANVAYQWGHMALKATANDTDKFKPRPTITSRFLGLIFTSIFDAWTRYDEKASPIYLAGVERRPTDEQTTRNKEIAISYAAYRAMSEYYYTDTTMYKELMLKLGLDPNDQSLDPTTPVGIGNLAAKAVIENRRNDGSNQYGELSGESGTPYEDYTAYAPVNTVDKNVDINRWQPKYFADGNGGKFAPGCLTPYWQLVKPLLLDSSSQYRPGPPPMVGSDQLAAEVKEVIDLQANLTDENRALVEFMRDGPKSVQQAGHWLLFAQQVSVRDNHTLDEDVKMYFLVEAVAMDAFIACWDSKMHYDYARPYALVHDYYQDQVIKAWGGPEVGMTEMKGDQWRPYSPETFLCPPFPSYVSGHSTISGGCGEVLRLYKGNDQFGSSVDLVPGSMTEPNNLGDTVTIHFPTFTQTAEMAGISRVMGGYHIQADNVEGLTLGRNVANDIYQKYLKLVGEEPSSSKI, from the coding sequence ATGAACAAACTAATACACTGTGTAGCCCTGATGGCTCTTCTGCTTACCGCTTGCACACCAAACCAAAAGCAAACAGACCTCGAACCTCCAAGAGGTGAAGCAAACGTAGCTTACCAATGGGGACATATGGCACTAAAAGCCACCGCCAACGACACTGACAAATTCAAACCCAGACCCACTATCACCAGCAGGTTTCTAGGATTGATTTTTACCTCCATTTTTGATGCTTGGACTCGATACGACGAAAAGGCCTCTCCAATATATCTTGCAGGCGTAGAACGTCGCCCTACAGACGAGCAAACCACGCGCAACAAAGAAATAGCCATCAGCTATGCCGCCTACCGCGCCATGTCTGAATATTATTATACAGACACTACGATGTATAAGGAGTTGATGTTGAAATTGGGCCTAGACCCCAACGACCAATCCCTAGATCCTACCACACCCGTGGGCATTGGCAATCTCGCTGCCAAGGCGGTGATCGAAAATCGCCGAAATGATGGGTCTAACCAATATGGTGAGTTGTCTGGTGAGTCGGGTACCCCATACGAAGACTACACCGCCTATGCTCCTGTAAATACCGTAGACAAAAATGTAGACATCAACCGATGGCAACCCAAATACTTTGCTGACGGCAATGGTGGAAAATTTGCTCCTGGCTGTCTAACGCCTTATTGGCAACTCGTAAAACCACTACTCCTAGACTCTTCCAGCCAATATCGCCCAGGCCCTCCTCCAATGGTAGGCTCTGATCAATTGGCTGCAGAAGTAAAAGAAGTAATCGACCTCCAAGCCAACCTCACGGACGAAAATCGAGCCTTGGTGGAGTTTATGCGAGATGGACCAAAATCCGTACAGCAAGCCGGTCACTGGTTGCTATTTGCTCAGCAAGTATCTGTGCGCGACAACCACACACTCGACGAAGATGTAAAAATGTACTTCCTTGTAGAGGCCGTAGCCATGGATGCCTTCATCGCTTGCTGGGATTCGAAAATGCACTACGACTATGCCCGACCCTATGCACTCGTACACGACTACTACCAAGATCAGGTCATCAAGGCTTGGGGCGGACCAGAAGTGGGCATGACAGAGATGAAAGGCGATCAGTGGAGACCTTACTCACCAGAGACTTTCCTCTGTCCTCCATTTCCCAGCTACGTATCTGGGCATAGCACCATTAGCGGTGGCTGTGGCGAAGTCCTCCGCCTATACAAAGGCAACGATCAATTTGGTTCCTCTGTGGACTTGGTACCAGGCAGCATGACTGAACCCAACAATCTTGGCGATACCGTAACTATTCACTTCCCTACCTTTACTCAAACGGCTGAGATGGCAGGTATCTCTCGTGTAATGGGTGGCTACCATATCCAAGCAGACAACGTAGAAGGTTTGACGCTGGGTAGAAATGTAGCTAACGACATCTATCAGAAGTATTTGAAACTGGTAGGGGAAGAACCTAGTTCATCTAAAATCTAA
- a CDS encoding NADPH-dependent FMN reductase, which yields MKKILAISGSTRRSSSNEVVLNYIKTHLAATVDFEIFDGIDKLPHFNPDLDNDGLPAIVQTFRDKIQAADGIIICSPEYVFSLPGSLKNAIEWNVSTTLFSNKPVALIVASASGQKAFEALDLIMTTLDADLQPSTKLIIPGIKGKINKAREIEDVETRENILHVVQSLLQSI from the coding sequence ATGAAAAAAATACTAGCCATCTCTGGAAGTACTCGCCGATCCTCATCCAACGAAGTAGTTTTGAATTATATCAAAACCCATCTGGCTGCCACAGTAGACTTTGAAATATTTGATGGCATAGACAAACTGCCTCATTTCAATCCAGACCTCGACAACGACGGTCTCCCAGCAATAGTCCAAACCTTTAGAGACAAGATCCAAGCAGCCGATGGCATCATAATATGTAGCCCTGAATATGTCTTTAGCCTGCCTGGTAGTTTGAAAAATGCCATTGAATGGAATGTTTCCACTACATTATTCTCCAATAAACCCGTCGCGCTCATCGTGGCTTCTGCTAGTGGACAGAAAGCCTTCGAGGCCCTAGACTTGATCATGACCACACTCGATGCAGACCTACAACCTTCGACCAAGCTCATCATCCCTGGCATCAAGGGAAAAATAAATAAAGCAAGAGAAATAGAAGATGTAGAGACAAGAGAAAACATCCTCCATGTCGTCCAGTCACTACTCCAATCTATTTGA
- a CDS encoding ammonium transporter, with the protein MINLLMNVVQDSVAVAETTAAVVAEVPAEVTTAVAEAAAAGATALFTANNIWMMLATALVFIMHLGFAGVEAGFGQSKNTVNILFKNTITPIIGLVTYMICGFNLMYPGEFGIIDGVFGFAGFGLDAGEGASIDYAGGGYTYWTDFLFQGMFAATAATIVSGAIAERVKISTYMLFTLIYVGIVYPILGSWKWGGGFLDAAGFYDFAGSTLVHSVGGWGALAGIIVIGPRLGKYVDGKVIDKPGTSVPLAVIGVFLLWLGWFGFNGGSVLSADPDLVSFVLVTTCMAACAGGLFGFFTAYVVFKRLDLGMVLNGILAGLVGITAGADVISVNNSLIVGAVAGVIVVLSAITLDKFKLDDVVGAVSVHLSCGIWGTLAVGIFSMNPEHTFGTQLYGVAMYALGAFPIAFAIFYILKVTVGVRVSEQHEKEGLDTHEHGIRGYTIVYDD; encoded by the coding sequence ATGATTAATCTGTTGATGAATGTAGTGCAAGATTCAGTTGCTGTCGCCGAGACAACAGCTGCTGTTGTCGCCGAGGTACCAGCCGAAGTGACTACTGCGGTTGCGGAAGCTGCTGCTGCTGGTGCTACTGCATTATTTACGGCCAACAACATTTGGATGATGTTGGCAACAGCTTTAGTGTTTATTATGCACTTAGGCTTTGCGGGAGTTGAGGCTGGCTTTGGCCAATCGAAAAACACCGTTAACATTTTATTTAAAAACACAATCACTCCTATTATCGGATTGGTGACTTACATGATCTGTGGATTCAACTTGATGTATCCAGGGGAATTTGGCATCATCGATGGTGTCTTTGGTTTTGCTGGTTTTGGTCTTGATGCAGGCGAGGGAGCCTCTATCGACTATGCTGGTGGAGGATACACTTACTGGACTGATTTCTTATTTCAAGGCATGTTTGCAGCGACTGCAGCTACTATCGTATCTGGAGCTATCGCTGAGCGTGTAAAGATTTCAACTTACATGCTGTTTACATTGATCTATGTGGGTATTGTGTACCCAATCTTAGGTAGCTGGAAATGGGGTGGCGGATTCTTAGACGCTGCTGGATTCTATGACTTTGCAGGTTCTACTTTGGTTCACTCTGTGGGTGGATGGGGAGCTTTGGCTGGTATCATCGTGATCGGGCCAAGACTTGGCAAATACGTAGATGGCAAAGTAATCGACAAGCCAGGTACTTCAGTGCCGTTGGCAGTGATCGGTGTATTCTTGCTATGGTTAGGCTGGTTCGGCTTCAACGGCGGATCTGTACTTTCTGCTGATCCAGATCTAGTATCATTTGTATTGGTGACTACATGTATGGCAGCTTGTGCTGGCGGTCTATTCGGATTCTTTACTGCTTATGTAGTATTCAAAAGATTGGATCTTGGTATGGTGCTCAACGGTATCCTTGCAGGACTGGTAGGTATCACGGCTGGTGCCGATGTGATCTCGGTCAACAACTCATTGATCGTAGGTGCTGTAGCTGGTGTCATCGTAGTACTATCTGCTATCACACTAGACAAATTCAAATTGGATGACGTAGTAGGTGCTGTTTCAGTTCACTTGAGCTGTGGTATCTGGGGTACACTCGCAGTAGGTATCTTCTCTATGAATCCTGAGCATACTTTCGGAACTCAACTATACGGTGTGGCTATGTACGCTTTGGGTGCATTCCCTATCGCATTCGCCATCTTCTATATACTGAAGGTAACTGTAGGAGTAAGAGTATCTGAACAACACGAAAAAGAAGGTCTTGATACTCACGAACATGGTATCAGAGGATATACAATCGTATACGACGATTAA
- a CDS encoding hybrid sensor histidine kinase/response regulator: MLAIFSSGILIYQRASQIIAKFSQERISHTSTLAEQSFFSLLTEVKNDISILSENSKLKTFAHESTPEARQEIENLFFVTLKNKPNYFQIRLISLSDAGKEILRLDKVEDKITLTDQDDLQDKSDRPYYKDALNLNFGEFYFSPISLNEEYGVVTPTHTPTIRAVSLIFNANQKAIAMVVINVDLSAFYQQLRTMMTTGVSLMLVDEGGQYLFAANNSKCFSRQLRTYQRFGLDFNKPMAALYTDSVRFENLNDAQHHNYLVQIKALRYSKNDHQIFLITSLDEANALNSVHAVRKYSFWVIPIVALIALGVALIFIRLFARRIGRLTQTIGNYKQGSSAALDFSKDRKDELGVLARTFSEMKAKIDQQVEDLKDSLSKEQKAIREKDEFLQNMSHELRTPLNAIMGLTQLLKKNKPTPKQAPIVDSIHRSAQSLAGLMYDVLDHQKLLEGQVRLKYAPVSFYQLLSDIYASYQYEAVTKGLKFELDLDAKLQDQWHQSDALRFSQIITNLIVNAIKYTKNGRVLLSSHLIANDSIAVCVTDTGTGILPENLEKIRTRFYQEQTTHPAIQDGFGLGLSIVKQLIELFDGKLEVTSSKGAGSTFRVIIPAVETEPLPYLHGHTKENKLPKWPQTQKILHIEDDKPACLLIHQLLTSSQIDVVQTDQLNTASDLLAHQRFDLIISDLMLDGYVASKELIDLQKKQKLPLIVLSAFEPKQMKVVSSLYLQKPFSVGHLEDLVMLALGKNQADTPNTTLNYAQYDHDSIKVKQFLRLLISEFETYLERIHKTFNSQNEDEWTAIRHKLITHIRSLKLDLLHTTLPDRVSDLSKEKLTLIDNLMLYNLCYFRNELRLFEQLDLVE, from the coding sequence ATGCTAGCTATCTTTAGTTCGGGCATCCTTATCTACCAACGAGCCTCTCAGATCATAGCAAAATTTAGCCAAGAGCGTATTTCACACACCTCCACACTAGCCGAACAATCCTTTTTTTCCTTATTGACTGAAGTCAAAAATGATATTTCGATCCTTTCGGAAAATTCAAAACTGAAGACTTTTGCTCACGAGTCTACACCTGAAGCCAGACAAGAAATTGAAAACCTTTTCTTTGTTACGTTAAAGAATAAGCCTAACTATTTTCAAATCAGACTAATCAGCCTCTCTGATGCAGGAAAGGAAATTCTAAGATTAGACAAAGTCGAAGATAAAATCACCCTTACGGATCAAGACGACCTTCAAGACAAAAGTGATCGTCCTTATTATAAAGACGCACTCAATCTGAATTTTGGTGAATTCTACTTTTCACCCATCAGTCTCAACGAAGAATACGGCGTAGTAACTCCCACACACACACCTACCATCCGCGCCGTCAGCCTGATATTCAACGCCAATCAAAAAGCCATCGCCATGGTGGTGATCAATGTAGATTTGAGTGCCTTCTATCAACAACTACGAACCATGATGACAACGGGTGTATCTCTCATGCTCGTAGATGAGGGAGGCCAGTACTTGTTTGCCGCAAACAATTCAAAGTGCTTTAGTAGGCAACTCAGAACTTATCAAAGGTTTGGGTTAGACTTCAACAAACCCATGGCGGCTCTTTACACCGATTCAGTACGATTTGAAAATCTCAACGACGCCCAGCATCACAATTACCTTGTACAAATCAAGGCCCTGCGCTATTCTAAAAATGACCATCAAATATTTTTAATAACGAGCCTCGATGAAGCCAATGCCCTCAATAGTGTACATGCCGTCAGAAAGTATAGTTTCTGGGTGATTCCAATCGTTGCGCTAATAGCACTGGGTGTTGCACTTATTTTTATTCGTCTATTTGCTAGGCGAATCGGCAGACTAACACAAACGATTGGCAATTACAAACAAGGTTCATCTGCCGCATTGGATTTTTCTAAAGACAGAAAAGACGAACTGGGTGTACTCGCTCGTACTTTCTCTGAAATGAAAGCTAAAATTGACCAACAGGTAGAAGATCTCAAAGACTCATTGAGCAAAGAGCAAAAGGCCATAAGGGAAAAAGATGAGTTTTTACAAAATATGAGTCATGAACTCCGTACCCCACTCAATGCCATTATGGGGCTGACCCAATTACTAAAAAAGAACAAACCCACTCCAAAACAAGCTCCGATAGTAGATTCTATCCACCGAAGTGCTCAATCACTAGCTGGGCTGATGTACGACGTGCTCGATCATCAAAAACTACTGGAAGGCCAAGTCCGTCTCAAATATGCCCCTGTCTCCTTTTATCAACTCTTGTCAGATATCTATGCGAGCTACCAGTACGAAGCCGTGACCAAGGGGCTGAAATTTGAGCTAGACCTAGACGCCAAACTTCAAGATCAATGGCACCAATCGGATGCCTTACGATTTTCTCAGATCATTACCAATTTGATAGTAAATGCTATTAAATACACAAAAAATGGGCGTGTACTTTTATCCAGTCACCTTATTGCCAATGACTCCATAGCAGTCTGTGTGACAGATACAGGCACAGGGATATTGCCCGAAAACCTAGAAAAAATCAGAACCCGATTCTATCAAGAACAGACAACCCACCCAGCCATACAAGATGGCTTTGGGTTGGGACTTTCAATTGTAAAGCAGCTCATAGAGCTCTTCGATGGCAAACTCGAGGTCACTTCTAGCAAAGGAGCTGGCTCCACGTTTCGGGTCATCATCCCTGCTGTGGAAACCGAGCCGCTACCTTATTTGCATGGACATACCAAAGAAAATAAGCTACCCAAATGGCCGCAAACCCAAAAGATACTCCATATCGAAGATGATAAACCCGCTTGCCTACTGATACACCAACTCCTTACCTCGTCTCAAATTGACGTAGTACAAACAGACCAACTCAATACTGCTTCAGACCTGCTAGCCCATCAGCGCTTTGACTTGATCATTAGCGACTTAATGTTGGATGGTTATGTGGCCAGTAAAGAGCTTATAGATCTACAGAAAAAACAAAAACTACCACTCATCGTACTATCGGCCTTCGAGCCTAAACAAATGAAAGTAGTCAGTTCACTTTATTTACAAAAACCCTTTTCTGTAGGGCATTTGGAAGATTTGGTCATGCTTGCCCTTGGCAAAAACCAAGCAGATACACCAAATACCACTCTTAACTATGCCCAGTATGATCATGACTCTATCAAAGTGAAACAGTTTTTGCGCTTACTCATTTCTGAATTTGAAACCTACTTGGAGAGAATACATAAGACATTCAACAGTCAAAACGAAGACGAGTGGACAGCTATTCGGCACAAATTGATCACGCACATCAGGAGTCTAAAACTAGACTTGCTGCACACAACACTACCTGATCGTGTGAGCGATCTAAGCAAAGAAAAATTGACGCTCATCGACAATCTCATGCTTTACAATCTGTGCTACTTCAGAAATGAATTACGACTATTTGAGCAGCTTGATCTTGTTGAGTAA
- a CDS encoding transporter — protein sequence MKKSILIPSSFVLALCFTEALAQGCVAIRGFSGCSAGLSNTFGTSKGEAFISTSFRYFKSFRHFRGNHEEIERIENGTEVINKSYFLDLSLTYGITNRLYATAILPFTHHNRSSMYEHGGNPPNGLGERHETTARGLSDLRLGMGYWLIDPSKGKSFNYAIGVGIKLPTGNYDYKDTFYNQGVNKNETNYAVVDQSIQPGDGGTGITLDVQGYHVLSEKFVLSTNLFYLINPKETNGILTRSKTSEFSCPDQFAIRMGSFYNTSLHGFSMYAGGRVEGVPSTDLVGGSAGYRRPGYAISIEPGIAYSKNNIAINASIPFAVARNRVQSYQDKQISSTTGVYKNGDAAFADYLVNITLTYRIGKKHGDDMLMDFVPDWND from the coding sequence ATGAAAAAATCAATTCTCATCCCTTCTAGTTTTGTACTAGCCTTATGCTTTACAGAAGCCTTAGCTCAGGGGTGCGTTGCCATAAGAGGGTTTAGCGGATGCTCAGCAGGGCTATCTAATACTTTCGGAACATCCAAAGGAGAGGCGTTTATCAGTACCAGCTTTCGATATTTCAAATCTTTTCGCCACTTCCGTGGAAATCATGAAGAAATCGAACGCATCGAAAATGGAACAGAAGTCATCAACAAGAGCTACTTTCTAGACCTATCCCTAACGTATGGCATTACTAACCGGCTGTATGCTACAGCCATCCTTCCCTTCACTCATCACAACCGTTCCTCTATGTATGAGCATGGAGGCAACCCGCCTAATGGACTAGGTGAAAGACACGAAACAACTGCTCGCGGCTTGTCCGATTTGAGACTAGGCATGGGCTACTGGCTGATTGACCCATCCAAAGGAAAATCCTTCAATTATGCCATCGGAGTAGGCATTAAATTGCCAACAGGCAACTACGACTACAAAGACACTTTTTACAATCAGGGCGTTAATAAAAATGAAACAAATTATGCTGTAGTGGATCAATCGATCCAGCCTGGAGACGGTGGCACAGGCATCACGCTAGACGTGCAAGGCTATCACGTACTCTCAGAAAAATTCGTCTTATCCACCAACCTCTTTTACCTAATCAATCCCAAAGAAACTAACGGCATACTCACCAGATCCAAGACCAGTGAGTTTTCATGCCCTGACCAATTTGCTATACGCATGGGATCATTTTACAATACCTCCCTTCACGGGTTCAGTATGTATGCTGGTGGAAGAGTAGAAGGCGTGCCTTCTACAGACCTAGTAGGTGGCAGCGCTGGATATCGGCGGCCAGGCTATGCCATATCTATAGAACCTGGCATAGCCTATAGCAAAAACAATATAGCCATCAATGCAAGCATACCATTTGCGGTGGCCAGAAACAGAGTACAAAGCTACCAAGACAAGCAAATTTCCTCTACTACTGGAGTATACAAAAATGGAGATGCCGCCTTCGCCGATTATTTGGTGAATATCACTCTGACTTATAGGATAGGCAAAAAGCATGGTGACGATATGCTCATGGATTTTGTACCAGATTGGAATGATTAA
- a CDS encoding AMP-dependent synthetase/ligase, which produces MTPTRVFDFLYYQQEQAPLDSGLNYKEHGQWKGYSTAETVRIVNEMSLGMLALGIQPGDKVAIISPNRPEWNFVDFACQQIGAVSVPMYPTITVEDYQYIFEHAEVKMIFAANAELMEKVKTATASLSISYVYSFDQVDGVAHWTAVKDLDPQGDLSVVKQLMDKVQPADLLTIIYTSGTTGRPKGVMLSHLNIVSNTLGVSDRTMGCMDQGNDRTLSFLPMCHIYERTAIYVYFYNSLSIYYAESMDKIGDNIKEVSPHMFTCVPRLLEKVYDKIVSKGYELSFIKRKLFFWAIDLGLQYDPNGSFSGWYHFKLKIARKLIFSKWKEALGGRLKLISSGAAALQPRLARIFWAAEIPVCEGYGLTETSPVVTATAPFPDYVRIGSVGRLIEGVEVKIADDGEILCKGDNIMMGYYKAPELTAEVIQNGWFHTGDIGVIENGFLKITDRKKEMFKTSGGKYIAPQMMENKFKESPYIEQVMVVGEGQKFPSALIVPNFEALNEWQLKQKLEIKSHKELIAHPKVITLYESEIAKFNQEFGNWEQIKKFELVSQSWGIESGELTPTLKLKRRIIKEKFQALIERIYMMSS; this is translated from the coding sequence ATGACACCCACACGCGTATTTGACTTTCTATATTATCAGCAGGAACAAGCCCCTTTGGATAGTGGGCTGAATTACAAAGAGCATGGCCAATGGAAAGGCTATAGCACCGCCGAAACGGTACGGATAGTGAACGAAATGAGCCTTGGCATGCTGGCGTTGGGTATTCAGCCTGGGGATAAAGTGGCGATTATTTCTCCCAATCGCCCAGAATGGAATTTTGTAGATTTTGCTTGTCAGCAAATAGGTGCGGTATCAGTGCCTATGTATCCAACTATTACGGTCGAAGACTATCAATACATTTTTGAGCATGCAGAGGTCAAAATGATTTTTGCGGCCAATGCTGAGCTGATGGAAAAAGTAAAGACGGCGACCGCTTCTTTGTCTATTTCCTATGTCTATTCTTTCGATCAAGTAGATGGCGTGGCACATTGGACGGCAGTCAAAGATCTAGATCCGCAAGGGGATTTGTCGGTAGTAAAACAACTGATGGATAAAGTACAGCCTGCAGATTTGCTTACGATTATTTACACCTCGGGCACCACAGGTCGACCCAAAGGGGTCATGTTGAGCCACCTCAATATTGTATCCAATACACTGGGCGTGTCTGATCGTACCATGGGGTGCATGGATCAAGGAAATGACCGAACGCTTAGTTTTCTGCCGATGTGCCATATCTATGAGCGCACGGCTATTTATGTGTACTTCTACAACAGCTTGTCGATTTATTATGCGGAGAGCATGGACAAGATAGGAGACAATATCAAAGAAGTAAGTCCACACATGTTTACCTGTGTGCCTCGCCTGCTTGAAAAAGTATATGACAAGATTGTTTCCAAAGGCTATGAGTTGTCATTCATTAAGCGAAAGCTGTTTTTCTGGGCCATCGATCTGGGATTGCAGTACGATCCAAATGGAAGCTTTAGTGGTTGGTATCATTTCAAACTAAAAATTGCCAGAAAGTTGATTTTTTCTAAATGGAAAGAAGCATTGGGGGGGCGGTTAAAACTGATTTCGTCGGGAGCTGCTGCTTTGCAACCTCGACTTGCTCGCATATTTTGGGCGGCAGAAATTCCAGTTTGCGAAGGTTATGGGCTCACCGAGACATCGCCTGTGGTAACGGCCACGGCGCCATTTCCTGACTACGTGCGGATCGGATCTGTGGGTAGGTTGATTGAAGGGGTGGAGGTGAAAATAGCCGATGATGGTGAGATCCTATGTAAGGGTGATAATATCATGATGGGCTACTACAAAGCTCCAGAACTGACCGCTGAAGTTATTCAGAATGGGTGGTTTCATACGGGTGATATTGGTGTAATCGAGAATGGGTTTTTGAAAATCACGGATCGGAAAAAGGAAATGTTTAAAACCTCGGGGGGTAAATACATTGCACCACAGATGATGGAAAACAAGTTTAAAGAAAGCCCTTACATAGAGCAAGTGATGGTGGTGGGAGAAGGTCAGAAATTCCCATCGGCTTTGATAGTTCCTAACTTCGAGGCTTTAAATGAATGGCAATTGAAGCAAAAACTGGAGATTAAAAGCCATAAAGAATTGATTGCACACCCAAAGGTGATTACACTTTATGAATCCGAAATAGCTAAATTCAATCAGGAGTTTGGAAACTGGGAGCAAATCAAAAAATTTGAGCTTGTGAGTCAGTCCTGGGGGATAGAAAGCGGAGAACTAACCCCTACTTTGAAGCTCAAACGCCGCATCATTAAAGAGAAATTTCAGGCCTTGATTGAACGCATCTATATGATGTCGAGCTAA
- a CDS encoding doxx family protein — MNVKELSQKIDDGLLILADKYGFVLLETSIGLIYMWFGMLKFFPNYSPAEVLAGDTLDLLTFHLFDKQILLWLLASGELLIGLALLLRIKSKYVIWGLLLHMGGTLSPLFLFPEQVFTHPPFGFSLVGQYMMKNLVIISAALVIYTKNARKTSARS, encoded by the coding sequence ATGAATGTAAAGGAGCTATCTCAAAAAATAGATGACGGGCTTTTAATCCTAGCGGACAAATACGGTTTCGTACTGCTCGAAACCTCCATCGGGTTGATTTATATGTGGTTTGGCATGCTGAAATTTTTTCCAAACTACAGCCCTGCCGAAGTATTGGCTGGCGATACGCTTGACTTGCTCACTTTTCACTTATTTGATAAACAAATCCTATTGTGGCTCCTCGCTAGCGGGGAGCTACTCATAGGCCTTGCACTGCTGCTAAGAATCAAATCCAAATATGTGATTTGGGGATTGCTTCTTCATATGGGAGGTACGCTCTCACCATTATTCCTATTTCCAGAGCAGGTATTTACTCACCCGCCATTTGGCTTTAGTCTGGTCGGTCAGTACATGATGAAAAACCTTGTCATCATCAGTGCAGCCCTCGTGATCTACACCAAAAACGCACGTAAGACTTCGGCTAGGAGTTAA
- a CDS encoding LytR/AlgR family response regulator transcription factor yields the protein MDKTMHCLIVDDDPLICDLLEHYCSKIDFVSNVTVTNSGFESVNLISQNHFDVILLDYNLPDLTGKEILQLIRPNTAVIMITANRDFAPESYDYDQIVDFLVKPIDFARFFKGMQKVQKKDGQPVSVQDQIFVKDGNKLVKVDLKEVRYVKSAANYVELVFADKKLLTLMTLTQLVEKLPEYFQRVQRSYIVNVNHIDSLGGGDVYIGAEEISISDLYEKELLNKIKLLK from the coding sequence ATGGATAAGACTATGCACTGCCTGATCGTAGATGACGACCCTTTGATTTGTGATTTATTAGAGCACTATTGTTCTAAAATTGACTTTGTGTCTAATGTCACTGTGACGAATAGTGGTTTTGAATCTGTGAATCTGATCAGTCAAAATCATTTTGATGTAATCTTGTTGGATTACAATCTACCTGATCTTACTGGTAAGGAGATTTTGCAATTGATTCGGCCAAATACAGCCGTGATCATGATTACAGCCAATAGAGATTTTGCGCCAGAGTCATACGATTACGATCAGATTGTGGACTTTTTAGTAAAGCCGATTGATTTTGCGCGATTTTTCAAAGGGATGCAAAAGGTGCAAAAAAAAGATGGTCAGCCCGTCTCAGTACAGGATCAGATTTTTGTAAAGGATGGCAACAAACTAGTGAAGGTGGATCTAAAAGAGGTGCGCTATGTCAAATCTGCAGCGAACTATGTAGAGCTGGTGTTTGCGGATAAAAAATTATTGACGCTGATGACACTTACACAGCTTGTCGAAAAACTACCTGAGTATTTTCAGCGTGTCCAGCGCTCATACATTGTGAATGTCAATCATATCGATAGCTTGGGTGGAGGCGATGTATATATCGGAGCAGAAGAGATTTCGATCAGCGACCTATACGAAAAAGAGTTACTCAACAAGATCAAGCTGCTCAAATAG
- a CDS encoding YraN family protein: MDTLAESIADLTPFQTPKAQGHKAEDLALDYLLRKSYVLADRNYRHKKSEIDLIMRQKETLVFVEVKYRSSTKFGHPETFVSPNQQRSIIEGAEHYMITNNWQGNIRFDIIAVDAKYHITHFEDAFY, encoded by the coding sequence TTGGATACATTAGCTGAAAGTATTGCCGATTTGACCCCATTCCAGACACCTAAAGCACAAGGCCATAAGGCTGAAGACCTTGCCCTCGATTATTTACTGAGAAAAAGCTACGTATTGGCCGATCGAAACTATCGCCATAAGAAATCTGAGATAGACCTGATCATGAGACAGAAAGAAACACTTGTCTTTGTAGAAGTGAAATACAGAAGCTCAACCAAATTTGGCCATCCCGAAACTTTTGTCTCTCCCAATCAACAACGATCAATCATTGAAGGTGCTGAGCATTACATGATAACCAACAACTGGCAAGGCAATATTCGCTTTGATATCATAGCTGTTGATGCAAAATATCATATCACCCATTTTGAAGATGCCTTTTATTAA